From the genome of Antennarius striatus isolate MH-2024 chromosome 19, ASM4005453v1, whole genome shotgun sequence, one region includes:
- the evlb gene encoding enah/Vasp-like b isoform X1 produces the protein MDVNLQSHRFYFPQIYCAEPGQPQLTEFKVSEQSICQARASVMVYDDTSKKWVPIKPGQQGFSRINIYHNTANNTFRVVGVKLQDQQVVINYSIVKGLKYNQATPTFHQWRDARQVYGLNFASKEEATTFSNAMLFALNVLSAQDGGPAVQRQVQNGPTSDEIEAQRARQMMEQQQQQMQAHMERERRSSNSGSPFQGHPAVLSVAPPVIPPPMNMGGPPPPPPPPGPPPVALHPLPPPLPLGGGIHGDESPAQTGLAAMIAGAKLRRVQRPEDNSSGAKNDANRTSGGSGGLMEEMNALLARRRKAASEKPEDSQNDDPNSPSPGNRSGQNATDGAKKPWDRANSADRSMVSRARPGGGGVDADALDLDRMKQEILEEVFRELHKVKDEIIDAIRHELSRISTT, from the exons ATGGACGTCAACCTGCAGTCGCACCGGTTTTACTTCCCCCAGATCTACTGTGCTGAACCGGGACAGCCACAGCTCACAGAATTCAAAGTCAG cGAGCAGAGCATCTGCCAGGCGAGAGCCTCGGTCATGGTCTACGATGACACCAGTAAGAAATGGGTTCCCATCAAGCCGGGACAGCAGGGATTCAGCCGCATCAACATCTACCACAACACTGCCAACAACACCTTCAGAGTGGTCGGCGTCAAACTGCAGGACCagcag gtggTTATTAACTACTCCATAGTGAAGGGTCTCAAATACAACCAGGCCACTCCGACTTTCCACCAGTGGCGGGACGCCAGGCAGGTCTATGGCCTCAACTTCGCCAGCAAGGAGGAGGCCACCACCTTCTCCAACGCCATGCTTTTCGCCCTCAATGTCCTCAGCGCTCAGGATGGAG GTCCAGCAGTCCAGCGGCAAGTCCAGAATGGACCGACTTCAGATGAGATTGAAGCTCAGAGAGCAAG GCAGAtgatggagcagcagcagcagcagatgcagGCACACATGGAGCGGGAGCGAAGGTCGTCCAACTCAG GTTCTCCTTTCCAAGGCCACCCTGCTGTTCTCTCAGTGGCTCCTCCAGTCATACCTCCCCCAATGAATATGGGTGGtccacctccccctcctccgCCGCCAGGACCTCCACCAGTGGCACTCCATCCTCTCCCACCTCCACTTCCCCTGGGAGGAGGTATCCATGGCGATGAGTCCCCCGCCCAGACGGGTCTGGCCGCAATGATCGCTGGAGCCAAACTGCGCCGAGTTCAAAGA CCTGAGGACAACTCTTCAGGTGCAAAAAACGATGCCAACAGAACAAGTGGAGGCAGCGGAGGGCTGATGGAGGAGATGAACGCTCTGCTGGCGAGAAG AAGGAAAGCAGCTTCAGAGAAACCCGAGGACAGCCAAAAT GATGATCCAAATTCCCCGTCACCCGGCAACCGGAGTGGACAGAATGCCACAG ATGGTGCAAAGAAGCCGTGGGACCGAGCTAACTCTGCAGACAGGTCAATGGTTTCGAG GGCACGACCTGGTGGGGGTGGTGTTGATGCAGACGCGTTAGACCTTGATAGAATGAAACAG GAAATCTTAGAAGAGGTGTTTCGTGAATTGCACAAAGTGAAGGATGAAATCATCGATG CCattagacatgaactcagtcGAATTAGCACGACATAA
- the evlb gene encoding enah/Vasp-like b isoform X3: MSEQSICQARASVMVYDDTSKKWVPIKPGQQGFSRINIYHNTANNTFRVVGVKLQDQQVVINYSIVKGLKYNQATPTFHQWRDARQVYGLNFASKEEATTFSNAMLFALNVLSAQDGGPAVQRQVQNGPTSDEIEAQRARQMMEQQQQQMQAHMERERRSSNSGSPFQGHPAVLSVAPPVIPPPMNMGGPPPPPPPPGPPPVALHPLPPPLPLGGGIHGDESPAQTGLAAMIAGAKLRRVQRPEDNSSGAKNDANRTSGGSGGLMEEMNALLARRRKAASEKPEDSQNDDPNSPSPGNRSGQNATDGAKKPWDRANSADRSMVSRARPGGGGVDADALDLDRMKQEILEEVFRELHKVKDEIIDAIRHELSRISTT, encoded by the exons atgag cGAGCAGAGCATCTGCCAGGCGAGAGCCTCGGTCATGGTCTACGATGACACCAGTAAGAAATGGGTTCCCATCAAGCCGGGACAGCAGGGATTCAGCCGCATCAACATCTACCACAACACTGCCAACAACACCTTCAGAGTGGTCGGCGTCAAACTGCAGGACCagcag gtggTTATTAACTACTCCATAGTGAAGGGTCTCAAATACAACCAGGCCACTCCGACTTTCCACCAGTGGCGGGACGCCAGGCAGGTCTATGGCCTCAACTTCGCCAGCAAGGAGGAGGCCACCACCTTCTCCAACGCCATGCTTTTCGCCCTCAATGTCCTCAGCGCTCAGGATGGAG GTCCAGCAGTCCAGCGGCAAGTCCAGAATGGACCGACTTCAGATGAGATTGAAGCTCAGAGAGCAAG GCAGAtgatggagcagcagcagcagcagatgcagGCACACATGGAGCGGGAGCGAAGGTCGTCCAACTCAG GTTCTCCTTTCCAAGGCCACCCTGCTGTTCTCTCAGTGGCTCCTCCAGTCATACCTCCCCCAATGAATATGGGTGGtccacctccccctcctccgCCGCCAGGACCTCCACCAGTGGCACTCCATCCTCTCCCACCTCCACTTCCCCTGGGAGGAGGTATCCATGGCGATGAGTCCCCCGCCCAGACGGGTCTGGCCGCAATGATCGCTGGAGCCAAACTGCGCCGAGTTCAAAGA CCTGAGGACAACTCTTCAGGTGCAAAAAACGATGCCAACAGAACAAGTGGAGGCAGCGGAGGGCTGATGGAGGAGATGAACGCTCTGCTGGCGAGAAG AAGGAAAGCAGCTTCAGAGAAACCCGAGGACAGCCAAAAT GATGATCCAAATTCCCCGTCACCCGGCAACCGGAGTGGACAGAATGCCACAG ATGGTGCAAAGAAGCCGTGGGACCGAGCTAACTCTGCAGACAGGTCAATGGTTTCGAG GGCACGACCTGGTGGGGGTGGTGTTGATGCAGACGCGTTAGACCTTGATAGAATGAAACAG GAAATCTTAGAAGAGGTGTTTCGTGAATTGCACAAAGTGAAGGATGAAATCATCGATG CCattagacatgaactcagtcGAATTAGCACGACATAA
- the evlb gene encoding enah/Vasp-like b isoform X2: MDVNLQSHRFYFPQIYCAEPGQPQLTEFKVSEQSICQARASVMVYDDTSKKWVPIKPGQQGFSRINIYHNTANNTFRVVGVKLQDQQVVINYSIVKGLKYNQATPTFHQWRDARQVYGLNFASKEEATTFSNAMLFALNVLSAQDGGPAVQRQVQNGPTSDEIEAQRARQMMEQQQQQMQAHMERERRSSNSGSPFQGHPAVLSVAPPVIPPPMNMGGPPPPPPPPGPPPVALHPLPPPLPLGGGIHGDESPAQTGLAAMIAGAKLRRVQRPEDNSSGAKNDANRTSGGSGGLMEEMNALLARRKAASEKPEDSQNDDPNSPSPGNRSGQNATDGAKKPWDRANSADRSMVSRARPGGGGVDADALDLDRMKQEILEEVFRELHKVKDEIIDAIRHELSRISTT; the protein is encoded by the exons ATGGACGTCAACCTGCAGTCGCACCGGTTTTACTTCCCCCAGATCTACTGTGCTGAACCGGGACAGCCACAGCTCACAGAATTCAAAGTCAG cGAGCAGAGCATCTGCCAGGCGAGAGCCTCGGTCATGGTCTACGATGACACCAGTAAGAAATGGGTTCCCATCAAGCCGGGACAGCAGGGATTCAGCCGCATCAACATCTACCACAACACTGCCAACAACACCTTCAGAGTGGTCGGCGTCAAACTGCAGGACCagcag gtggTTATTAACTACTCCATAGTGAAGGGTCTCAAATACAACCAGGCCACTCCGACTTTCCACCAGTGGCGGGACGCCAGGCAGGTCTATGGCCTCAACTTCGCCAGCAAGGAGGAGGCCACCACCTTCTCCAACGCCATGCTTTTCGCCCTCAATGTCCTCAGCGCTCAGGATGGAG GTCCAGCAGTCCAGCGGCAAGTCCAGAATGGACCGACTTCAGATGAGATTGAAGCTCAGAGAGCAAG GCAGAtgatggagcagcagcagcagcagatgcagGCACACATGGAGCGGGAGCGAAGGTCGTCCAACTCAG GTTCTCCTTTCCAAGGCCACCCTGCTGTTCTCTCAGTGGCTCCTCCAGTCATACCTCCCCCAATGAATATGGGTGGtccacctccccctcctccgCCGCCAGGACCTCCACCAGTGGCACTCCATCCTCTCCCACCTCCACTTCCCCTGGGAGGAGGTATCCATGGCGATGAGTCCCCCGCCCAGACGGGTCTGGCCGCAATGATCGCTGGAGCCAAACTGCGCCGAGTTCAAAGA CCTGAGGACAACTCTTCAGGTGCAAAAAACGATGCCAACAGAACAAGTGGAGGCAGCGGAGGGCTGATGGAGGAGATGAACGCTCTGCTGGCGAGAAG GAAAGCAGCTTCAGAGAAACCCGAGGACAGCCAAAAT GATGATCCAAATTCCCCGTCACCCGGCAACCGGAGTGGACAGAATGCCACAG ATGGTGCAAAGAAGCCGTGGGACCGAGCTAACTCTGCAGACAGGTCAATGGTTTCGAG GGCACGACCTGGTGGGGGTGGTGTTGATGCAGACGCGTTAGACCTTGATAGAATGAAACAG GAAATCTTAGAAGAGGTGTTTCGTGAATTGCACAAAGTGAAGGATGAAATCATCGATG CCattagacatgaactcagtcGAATTAGCACGACATAA
- the evlb gene encoding enah/Vasp-like b isoform X4 produces the protein MVYDDTSKKWVPIKPGQQGFSRINIYHNTANNTFRVVGVKLQDQQVVINYSIVKGLKYNQATPTFHQWRDARQVYGLNFASKEEATTFSNAMLFALNVLSAQDGGPAVQRQVQNGPTSDEIEAQRARQMMEQQQQQMQAHMERERRSSNSGSPFQGHPAVLSVAPPVIPPPMNMGGPPPPPPPPGPPPVALHPLPPPLPLGGGIHGDESPAQTGLAAMIAGAKLRRVQRPEDNSSGAKNDANRTSGGSGGLMEEMNALLARRRKAASEKPEDSQNDDPNSPSPGNRSGQNATDGAKKPWDRANSADRSMVSRARPGGGGVDADALDLDRMKQEILEEVFRELHKVKDEIIDAIRHELSRISTT, from the exons ATGGTCTACGATGACACCAGTAAGAAATGGGTTCCCATCAAGCCGGGACAGCAGGGATTCAGCCGCATCAACATCTACCACAACACTGCCAACAACACCTTCAGAGTGGTCGGCGTCAAACTGCAGGACCagcag gtggTTATTAACTACTCCATAGTGAAGGGTCTCAAATACAACCAGGCCACTCCGACTTTCCACCAGTGGCGGGACGCCAGGCAGGTCTATGGCCTCAACTTCGCCAGCAAGGAGGAGGCCACCACCTTCTCCAACGCCATGCTTTTCGCCCTCAATGTCCTCAGCGCTCAGGATGGAG GTCCAGCAGTCCAGCGGCAAGTCCAGAATGGACCGACTTCAGATGAGATTGAAGCTCAGAGAGCAAG GCAGAtgatggagcagcagcagcagcagatgcagGCACACATGGAGCGGGAGCGAAGGTCGTCCAACTCAG GTTCTCCTTTCCAAGGCCACCCTGCTGTTCTCTCAGTGGCTCCTCCAGTCATACCTCCCCCAATGAATATGGGTGGtccacctccccctcctccgCCGCCAGGACCTCCACCAGTGGCACTCCATCCTCTCCCACCTCCACTTCCCCTGGGAGGAGGTATCCATGGCGATGAGTCCCCCGCCCAGACGGGTCTGGCCGCAATGATCGCTGGAGCCAAACTGCGCCGAGTTCAAAGA CCTGAGGACAACTCTTCAGGTGCAAAAAACGATGCCAACAGAACAAGTGGAGGCAGCGGAGGGCTGATGGAGGAGATGAACGCTCTGCTGGCGAGAAG AAGGAAAGCAGCTTCAGAGAAACCCGAGGACAGCCAAAAT GATGATCCAAATTCCCCGTCACCCGGCAACCGGAGTGGACAGAATGCCACAG ATGGTGCAAAGAAGCCGTGGGACCGAGCTAACTCTGCAGACAGGTCAATGGTTTCGAG GGCACGACCTGGTGGGGGTGGTGTTGATGCAGACGCGTTAGACCTTGATAGAATGAAACAG GAAATCTTAGAAGAGGTGTTTCGTGAATTGCACAAAGTGAAGGATGAAATCATCGATG CCattagacatgaactcagtcGAATTAGCACGACATAA